Proteins encoded together in one Kutzneria kofuensis window:
- the eccB gene encoding type VII secretion protein EccB, with translation MQSRRDHVQAYQFVTSRLASALTTGDPGRGEPPLRRSSLGLMWGVLVAVLLCLGFAVYGLIVPGGNTDYKKAGAIVVEKETGNRYLYLDGVLYPTLNTASAMLFYAGSNQTGQFTPVSRNSLAGVPHGPAVGIPGAPDSVPQAKDLVGPEWSLCAAPGATAPSLVIDIDPNTPTKGLDDDSRYLVQGPDLVNYAVWRDRIFPIGSHTALVALGFGDVPPTKVPIVWIHQLEQGPTLDVPKIPDAGQNFQDGLKVGDLVRADAGGTPQTFVVRKDGVAPVNPTALALLLGQPGAAQPKQISTAELATLPESADHTLLQGTPNLVSARNFIADQAMCVLQHSRGDVVGKGELVIEPLPVVAGRILMNVPPGRGMLAVAEPAPSQANNRTYYLITDQGEKFRVAQQAFGPLGLGNAPVGVPKEVLDAMPSGPDLVMGKAVLTANRGGGQ, from the coding sequence ATGCAGAGTCGACGCGATCACGTCCAGGCCTACCAGTTCGTCACCTCGCGCCTGGCCAGTGCCCTGACCACCGGCGACCCCGGCCGCGGCGAGCCGCCGCTGCGCCGGTCCTCGCTCGGCCTGATGTGGGGCGTGCTGGTCGCGGTGCTGCTGTGCCTCGGCTTCGCGGTGTACGGCCTGATCGTGCCGGGCGGCAACACCGACTACAAGAAGGCCGGCGCGATCGTCGTGGAGAAGGAGACCGGCAACCGGTACCTCTACCTCGACGGCGTGCTGTACCCGACGCTGAACACCGCGTCGGCCATGCTGTTCTACGCCGGCAGCAACCAGACCGGCCAGTTCACCCCGGTCTCCCGCAACTCGCTGGCCGGCGTGCCGCACGGCCCGGCCGTCGGCATCCCCGGCGCGCCGGACTCGGTGCCGCAGGCCAAGGACCTGGTCGGGCCCGAGTGGTCGCTGTGCGCGGCCCCCGGCGCCACCGCCCCGTCCCTGGTGATCGACATCGACCCGAACACCCCGACCAAGGGGCTGGACGACGACTCCCGCTACCTGGTGCAGGGACCGGACCTGGTCAACTACGCGGTCTGGCGGGACCGCATCTTCCCGATCGGCTCGCACACCGCGCTGGTCGCGCTGGGGTTCGGAGACGTGCCGCCGACCAAGGTGCCGATCGTCTGGATCCACCAGCTCGAGCAGGGCCCGACCCTGGACGTGCCGAAGATCCCCGACGCCGGTCAGAACTTCCAGGACGGGCTCAAGGTCGGCGACCTGGTGCGGGCCGACGCGGGCGGCACGCCGCAGACCTTCGTCGTGCGCAAGGACGGCGTCGCCCCGGTCAACCCGACCGCGCTGGCCCTGCTGCTGGGCCAGCCCGGCGCCGCCCAGCCCAAGCAGATCAGCACGGCCGAGCTGGCCACGCTGCCCGAGTCCGCCGACCACACGCTGTTGCAGGGCACGCCGAACCTGGTCTCCGCCCGCAACTTCATCGCCGACCAGGCGATGTGCGTGCTCCAGCACTCCCGTGGCGACGTGGTGGGCAAGGGGGAGCTGGTGATCGAGCCGCTGCCGGTGGTCGCCGGGCGGATCTTGATGAACGTGCCGCCGGGGCGAGGCATGCTCGCCGTCGCCGAGCCGGCGCCGTCGCAGGCCAACAACCGGACCTACTACCTGATCACCGACCAGGGCGAGAAGTTCCGCGTGGCGCAACAGGCCTTCGGCCCACTCGGGCTGGGCAACGCGCCGGTCGGGGTGCCGAAGGAGGTGCTGGACGCCATGCCGTCCGGCCCCGACCTGGTGATGGGCAAGGCCGTGTTGACGGCGAATCGCGGAGGAGGGCAGTGA
- the eccD gene encoding type VII secretion integral membrane protein EccD yields the protein MRPTDAIGADASFPATPHGTMVAVQDAPVEQVPLAGGAGAADLCRITVQGPDGRADLAIPAAATFGLLLPVLARHVNRGQDEGKDWVLQRLGEPPLDLDATPEQADLHDGDVLYLRAAEAPMPELTYDDLADGVGEAIAARPDRWRPASTRRIFLGLATLTVVVLGVATLFAGGPGGLLATYCGVITLALGGGAVAIHEITADRPLSYVGGVAACVFAAAAGLIGQQDVADVLAPQPSGVLLSGICVVLVAAALAAATRGGIAVYGTAGLLGICGILGSVLLTGTSADVPGAVSIVAVFLFLFATFGARIAARLARLRVPNLPRTTEELQTDIDPALASQVAAKSAVADGYLTAVIVAASVVSIVDCLVLVRMVDGWIGWVLPLVFGLAALLRAKSLLSVWQRGSTVWAGALIVAAVVLNYAFSLSPTGRIGLLVGVLLVVVALVIGAWRLPQTRLLPIWGQVGDIAELWTAIALVPLLLVVLDAYHWFRALAG from the coding sequence ATGAGGCCCACGGACGCGATCGGCGCGGACGCGTCGTTCCCGGCCACGCCGCACGGGACCATGGTGGCCGTCCAGGACGCCCCCGTCGAGCAGGTGCCGCTGGCCGGTGGCGCCGGCGCCGCGGACCTGTGCCGCATCACCGTGCAGGGCCCGGACGGCCGCGCCGACCTGGCCATCCCCGCCGCGGCCACGTTCGGGCTGCTGCTGCCGGTGCTGGCCCGTCACGTCAACCGGGGCCAGGACGAGGGCAAGGACTGGGTGTTGCAGCGGCTGGGCGAGCCCCCGCTGGACCTGGACGCCACGCCGGAGCAGGCCGACCTGCACGACGGCGACGTGCTCTACCTGCGCGCGGCCGAGGCCCCGATGCCCGAGCTGACCTACGACGACCTGGCCGACGGCGTCGGTGAGGCCATCGCCGCCCGTCCGGACCGCTGGCGGCCGGCGTCGACCCGGCGGATCTTCCTCGGCCTGGCCACGCTGACCGTGGTCGTGCTGGGTGTCGCCACGTTGTTCGCCGGCGGCCCCGGTGGGCTGCTGGCCACCTACTGCGGCGTGATCACGCTGGCCCTCGGCGGTGGCGCGGTGGCCATCCACGAGATCACCGCGGACCGCCCGCTGTCCTACGTCGGCGGCGTCGCCGCCTGCGTGTTCGCCGCGGCCGCCGGCCTGATCGGCCAGCAGGACGTGGCCGACGTGCTTGCCCCACAGCCGTCCGGGGTTCTGCTGTCGGGTATCTGCGTGGTGCTGGTCGCGGCGGCGCTGGCCGCCGCGACCAGGGGCGGCATCGCCGTCTATGGCACCGCCGGGCTGCTCGGCATCTGTGGCATCCTCGGCTCGGTGCTGCTCACCGGCACCTCGGCCGACGTGCCCGGCGCGGTCAGCATCGTCGCCGTCTTCCTGTTCCTGTTCGCCACCTTCGGCGCGCGCATCGCGGCCCGGCTGGCCCGGCTGCGGGTGCCGAACCTGCCGCGCACCACCGAGGAGCTGCAGACCGACATCGACCCGGCACTGGCCAGCCAGGTGGCGGCCAAGTCGGCGGTCGCCGACGGCTACCTGACCGCGGTCATCGTCGCCGCGTCCGTCGTGTCCATCGTGGACTGCCTGGTGCTGGTGCGGATGGTCGACGGCTGGATCGGCTGGGTGCTGCCGCTGGTGTTCGGACTGGCCGCGCTGCTGCGGGCCAAGTCGCTGCTGTCGGTGTGGCAGCGCGGATCCACGGTGTGGGCCGGCGCGCTGATCGTCGCCGCGGTGGTGTTGAACTACGCCTTCTCGCTGTCCCCGACCGGCCGCATCGGCCTGCTCGTCGGCGTGCTGCTGGTCGTGGTGGCGCTGGTGATCGGCGCGTGGCGGCTGCCGCAGACCCGGCTGCTGCCGATCTGGGGCCAGGTCGGCGACATCGCCGAGCTGTGGACCGCGATCGCGCTGGTGCCACTGCTGCTGGTCGTGCTGGACGCGTACCACTGGTTCCGGGCGCTGGCGGGCTGA